In the Nothobranchius furzeri strain GRZ-AD chromosome 1, NfurGRZ-RIMD1, whole genome shotgun sequence genome, taatttttaaacAATCAAAAGGATACACCATCAAAAAGAAAATGAAAGACAATAAAAACTCAGCTGTTTATCAAATCTCAAGACATGAAAGGATTTTAAATACTGAAAATACTTTTTATATTCTCCTAAATCCTAATCTTTCCTCAAAGAGGAGTTTGAGGGTCAGAAAGGACATATAGAAAACTAAAAACAAGTGAAGTGACTAGGGgcacatgagggaaacctggagcccAGCAAACATTAGGACATTTAATCAACGTTGAAAAGACATCGGGCCGACACGTTCCATCATGGTTGacaaatagttccaaaatgaaagttgaatcaACGTCTTTTCTGGACGTGAACTACACGTTTTTCGGCACGTCTCATTTGGACGTTTAATGACCGTCAGTGTACATCTCATCTGcactgtaaaataaaatgttgtttttacatttaataataattataataattagaATATTTCCTGTAGCCAACCTTGCTTTACCAATTGACCTATAACAGCCTGGACACAACCCTGAGTCGTCTAGACTGTAAGTCAGATGACTAACCGGTTGAGCTATCCCATTGACATTTATGAAGTGACAAAAAGAGGATTTTCACTTACAACTGATTCATGACATGCCATGTGTTGAACTATAAATAAGTTATTGTCAGCGTAACAATTATACATGTAACTACAAATCTGAGGGGATTTTTGGAAATGTTAtgttacattttttttctaataTGGACCGTCCTACCACGACCATTTTTGGCTGTGAACACGACGTTGCCGTCGGACCAATATTGCTGGGATGCTATGTTGAACTACACGTAACTAACTGCcaaaataacaattatacatataactgtaggcatgtacaaatgtatctgaatggatttttaagacatgttcggttttttttttttttttacaaattcagGCCGTCCTACCGCAACCATTTTTGGACATGGACACCACGCCGGGGTCGGACTAATGTTTGTTGAGAGGGGGCTGGAGACCAAAGggccacagaacatgacacagccAACCAGAGAGCATAGTGAAATAAGCATGCTCCTCTTGTGCATGACCGGCATGTTTCTAATTAAACAGGTAGCACCCTTGTTTGTCCTCAGGAATCAGATGAAGACAATTCAACAAGCCCAGATTTATGAATGGAGCAGCCCCTATGTCCTTACAAACAGATCATGCACTCTTAAGAAACCACAAATGGCACAATTATCTGATGAGATAATCTTTAGAACCATTGTTGTAATCTTGCTCATCCTTGAGACTATTGGAAGGGGAGGATTGTATCAAGAATTGGCATGATTATCCAGCCATGTTAACGGGGCTTAAATAGATCCTGCTAGAAAGGTCATTGGTTTTGTTACTTCATGTAATTAAATGCTTTGTTTCCATTTTAAGTGTTCACAACATGGCAGTAATAACCATGTTATTGTTAGTTTTCATGAAACCAACAGGATTTTTAGGTCACATTCCAACAGGAATGTTTGTTTAATTGTTTAAAGCAACGATTTATTTCACCACCATAATTCTTACCACTGTTAGAATAAAAAGAAAAGGTAGAGGTCAAGCTATGAAAACACCAAGAAGATAATGGGTTATATTCTCATATAAAGGCCACTACTGAAGAAAAAACTTTAGTGAAGACAGCTAACATGTTACTGCTGACAATCCAGGATCAAACCAATCTCAAACACAACCCACAGGTGTCCCAGGTCATAGCTGACGTGTTTGACGGGCAGACAAAACGGTATCTGAACCCAATCTCTTCCTTGTGGAAGACTGCTGGTGATGCCAGTTCTGTAAAGAGAAGACAATGAAACCCTGATGGAATCAAGTTCATACAACAAATTATTTTCAGCATacaacagcagagagagaggtctcTGTTTGGATGTACTGATTCACAAACATTTAGTCACTACCGACCAAGAAGAGAGGCGATTATCACAGCTACAACATCTATAGTCAAAATAAATGGCTTTAATCAACCTTTTTACTTTATTACTAGACTGCTTTTAATTATCATAGGAAAAGATATGAACACAGTTTTGATTCTGTAAGAGATCATTCAAGCAATGAATACAAAACTGGAAATCAACAGACATAATAAATCAATATATAAACCAATTTGGTTGAGGCAATTGTTCAAGAGTTTAAcatccaaaaatccaaaagtgtCTTCactttaagtaagtaagtaaaactttatttatacagcacttttcacagataaaatcacaaagtgcttcacaacatacataaaaaggcaaaacaggacaggagcacaaggtcaacttacataaaagcttgtctaaataaaagtgttttcagctgctttttgaaagaATCAACCGAGTCGGCCAGACAAAGAAACAAGGGCAgggcgttccaaagtctgggagctacagcttgaaaggacaggtcccctctagttttaaatctggtcttagggacCTTCAGTAGGTTTTGACCCGAGGACAGTAGAGTCTGgccagaagagtgagggattaaaaggtctgataaatattgtggagcttgtccattaagagctctaaaagtcaaaactaaaattttTAAATCAATTCTAAACTTGACCGGTAGCCAATGTAAAGAAGATAAAACCGGTGTTATGTGAGCCCTTCAATTGGTTCCTGTCAAAAGCCTTGCTGCAGCGTCCTGGACCAACTGGAGACgactgacatctgatttgttaaaacaagtaaagatagaattacaataatctaaacgagaagaaataaaagcatgaataatcATCTCCAAGTCCGATTATGAAGTAAAAGCTCTCAATTTGGAAATGTTTCGCAAATGATAAAAGCAGTTTTTTACTAATTGTTTTGAGTGGCAGCTCAAAGACATGGATTGGTCAAAAAGAACACCAAGGTTTCTGAGAATGGTCTGGACTGAGGAGCTCAGGGACCCGAGGTGTTGTTTGATTAAAAACACTTTCTGTTCAGGAGCAATGATCAGTGTTTCGGTCTTGCTTGAGTTCAACTGAAGACAGTTACTGGCTAGCCAGTCCTTAATACTCTCAATGCAGTCAAGTAGATCAGCTAGCTTGTTAAACTCTAGGTCCTTGAAAGAGCAGTAGAGTTGAATGTCATCCGCATATAAATTGTAGGACACATTAGTAAAGCTTTTGATAATCTCCCCAAGAgggcaaatatataaaagaaacaaaatagGGCCAAAGACCGAGTCCTGGGGAACACCGTGAAGCAATGATGTGACTTCAGACCTAATCTTGTTTACACATACAGAGAATGTTCTGTTATTTAAATAGAAGGAAAACCACTTCAGAACCGTACCAGAAAATCCTAAGTCATTGTGTAGTCGATGTAACAGAATTTTatggtcaaccgtgtcaaaagctgaagacaaatccaataaaaccagtacagtatATTGGCCAGAGTCTGCCGCCATCAGTACATCATTAGATACCTTtaaaagagctgtttcagtggaaGGCATCTTACaaaagcctgattggaacttatcTAAAACATTATTAAGGTCCAGAAAAGTAGTCAGCTGCCCTGCCACCAACTTCTCCAGTAATTTAGCCAAAAAAGGGAGTTTTGAAATTGGCCTATAGTTGCCAGGTTCAGATGGGTCCAAATTGGGCTTTTTCAAAATAGGGTTTAAGGCTGCTTGTTTGAAGTAGCTTGGAACTGACCCAGTAGAAAGCGAAATGTTAAAAAGTTTGGCGATGTGTGGGCCAACAACATCCCAAACTTCCAAGAGCAGTGATGAGGGAACTACATCTAATGGGCAGGAAGAAGGCCTCATCTTTCAGAGCAGCTTTTATGTCCTCCACAGTAACAGGAATAAATGAGGACCACACGCTATCTGAGTGACCAATGTTAGAATTTAAGACAGGGGATGGAGTAACACTAGCCCTAATGTCATCAACTTTTTtacaaaaaagtttaaaaatctgTTGCAGTCCCCAGTAGAAAATACAGGCACCATTGAAGCTGGCGGTGAAACAATTTTACTGATGGTGTCAAACAAGAATTTTGGGTTTTTCCTGTTCATGTTCACAAGGTTAGAAAAATACGAAGATCTGGCCTGTTTAATCCAGCAATACatcatgaatagaatagaaaatccctttattgttcctcagtggggaaagctagatgtcacagcagcgatgacacttattacaggagaaaaaatggagaataagaaataagaaaaatgaataaacaagaaaacataaatcctgaatagattttaaaaatgctgattataccacaattaatgaataccactgatgccttttatttaaaactgacttgctcgtgtgtaatttggttattccacattcagtgttaatgcagaaatatgtttgtttccaaatttaaaggttcaaaattgcatatgtgttgataaagaaaatgtgcaaatttgccgtcactttttcaacaaatataaagtttggccctcgactccgtcccagagtttcattacgGCAccatgtgagtttgagtttgacacccctgcaattATGGAGACAGAAGATGTGGAGGGACGGCAGTGGTCAATTAAATAGAGCAGTCCTCAAAGTATTTTTGGATTTGTGGCGAACACGTTTTACTGGGTAAGATTAATGTTCATACACTGATAGAGTAACAAAGATATCTCAAAGCAGATTTACCTTTGGAAGACGTCACCATTTGAGCTGACCACAAAGACACTCCCATCAGTTCCAACTTCAGCCATTTTTGCAGCTCCTGGCACCTGTGTCCATCTAGTCTTACTACAGGTAGATGGATTCACGTTCTATTGGAAAAATAACATATGATCAGAGGTCATGATCAGTGATTAGAACAATGCTGCCTTGAGGTAAAGATAGAGGAGCTTACAGAGACATAGATGTTATCAGCGGAGTTCACTCCCCAGCATCTGTTTGGTCCACAGCTGAAATACGTCAACAACCCGTCAAACGGTGTCCAGGCCACTGGACCAGGTTGTGGATAAGCCAAGGTGATGCTacttttcaggcagaaaattttgtCTGCACtgttcactcccacttcctgttcatTACCTCCAGCATCCACCTGCTGTAATAAACCTGACAAAAAATTcaacaaacatttaaaaagatTCACTTTGTGTAGCTTAaactgtaacatttgtttattaaattACTCACCATCAACAGAAACAAAGTCTCCTCCTACAAACTTGTAGATGTTATTTGACGAGTCGACTCCCCAGATTCCTGCAGGTCCGGCTGTGACATGAATGAGAGGAACAGTGCCCAGTTTGGACCAACCTGATCCACTCAAGAAATACGCGTTTGACGAGCTGTCTGTCATCACCACTTGTCCTTGTCCAGCATCAATCTGTGCAGCAGAAGGCTGCTGTGGGGGGGCTGTGCAGGTCCACCCTGTAGAGAAGCAAAATCTTAAAAAtacagaaacatgtttttttttattctgaaatattGTATGCATCATGGTGAAAACCTACCATGACAGTAAAATAAGCAACTCAGCAGGAGCAACAAGGCTGCAACAGCTTTCATGGTGTCTTCGGTGAGGTGCAAGGTGACTCCTGGTGAAGTTTTTTATCCTTGTTGGTGACTTATGAAAACACTAATCTGTGTGATACAACCATAGGTAAATAGGCAAATGAGACTGAACTGGTTTTCCTGCTGTTTTGCAGACTGCAGAAGAGGAAAATTCTAATTATTGAATTCTCTCAATTACAAAAtattgtttaaaggtgtggtttactagtTTATTAAATACATCTGTAGTGTTCTCTAATGTAAATCAATGCCCCATGAGTCATTTAAAAAAGCTAtgctgctcctgttctgagatgcagaagttttccTGGTGCGGAGGTGGGCTGGAAACAGCcatattactcattattattaatgacatGCATACACCTAACTTCCGACTGGCTAAAAGAACACGTTCAGCTGTGTTGCAAAGTTCGTATCACTAAGACACTCTCTCTCCTTGCTgcaatttaataaataaaaagccttcacaagccaagatgggctaggccatgaatgcaaattcaatgTGACACAGATATGTgagaattttcaaatcctagcatttcaccgtctatttcctatcagaagctaacacaggagatagctgtagaaaactgttttcatcttcagcctgcatgaaaaactcggattgaccgattataatcaaagATATTCAACAAAAaagtgtttttcagtgttccacaccttaatGAACAATTAGAGTCTGCAATGAACAACCAGAATAGAAATTCTAAATTCTGTCTCAAATCTACAAGATAATGTGGTAGTAAAATATGATCTCACCAAGAGCCAAGAACTGGTCAGAACCTGTGCAGAGGCAGAGACAGACACAAACATACGTCTGAGTCTGCCTAACAGTGCTGTCCGTCTTTTGTAGGTCATTTGTGGGTGGGGTAGCATGCCAGCAAGTTGTCACCTTTGTTGTTGATATGCTATCTTCTATCTATGTAGGCATGTTTGGGTGACAGCAATCAGCCTGTGGTGCTTTCAGCTGATTAGCTGGAAAGAAACTAATTAGCGCAAATGAGTTACAAAAGCATTCTTGAAAGGAAACATCCACCTAGACAAGCAACACCCAGAATTACAGGTTACTAAATTAGCAAAaacatcaagaaaactaattacaCCAATATGCAGTAAATTTTCGTTGTGTGGATTTTCAGTAAAGCCTTTTAGGAGACGACCAGCCCATTTAGGAACCCATAGATAgttccgataggacccgtccagtctgagatacCTTGAGGTGAAAgccggaagctggaatgcttatttgcatctaaggttgatgtttgtttggctcttagaagagccggttgtctggtatcagccgcagcgttgcagagaggctttgacttaaggtcaaaggagattgtgtcaaaagaggcttctttcccaatTTGGCCGAATCGAGGTTCAGCTAGAAActtaattaatcgggaagtaaatcctgttttaataaaccacaatgttatgatttctggccattctggcaaatcagaatgtgtcgtctctggaaggctttaccaaaatattcctcagaaagccacgccttcctttagatacaagattcttaattctgtgaataaagaatc is a window encoding:
- the LOC107383174 gene encoding fish-egg lectin, which codes for MKAVAALLLLLSCLFYCHGWTCTAPPQQPSAAQIDAGQGQVVMTDSSSNAYFLSGSGWSKLGTVPLIHVTAGPAGIWGVDSSNNIYKFVGGDFVSVDGLLQQVDAGGNEQEVGVNSADKIFCLKSSITLAYPQPGPVAWTPFDGLLTYFSCGPNRCWGVNSADNIYVSNVNPSTCSKTRWTQVPGAAKMAEVGTDGSVFVVSSNGDVFQRTGITSSLPQGRDWVQIPFCLPVKHVSYDLGHLWVVFEIGLILDCQQ